Genomic window (Sphingomonas sp. OV641):
GGCTCCGCAGTAACGGCCACGCTGCTCGTATCCACCGCCCGCACATCATTGTACCGCACCAGCGCCAGCTTGCCGGATGCGCCAAGCGTCGGATCGAAGCGATACTCGGTGACCGAGCAATTCGCGACTTCGCCGGTACGGTCGATCGCGATGATCTCCTCCTCCGTCATGTTCTCAATGACATAGCGCAGGCAAAGCACCACCACCTGATGCGCGACAATCATCACCCGCTGTCCGGCATGATGCAGGGCGACCGTGTCCATCAACGCGCGGAGCCGAAGGATCACATCGCACCAGCTCTCGCCGCCAGGGGGCCGGTGATAGAATTTGCCCAGCAGCCGGCGGAACTCCGCCTGATCCGGCTGGATCGCGGCGATCCCCCGCGTCGTCAGCCC
Coding sequences:
- a CDS encoding histidine phosphatase family protein, which codes for MAGRWPERLWIVRHGESAGNVARQAAYSAGEHRIALTARDVDVPLSPRGEAQASALGSWFAAQAPNERPEVLLASPYVRARETARLFRAAGGAAGDEPICLDERLREKEFGILDGLTTRGIAAIQPDQAEFRRLLGKFYHRPPGGESWCDVILRLRALMDTVALHHAGQRVMIVAHQVVVLCLRYVIENMTEEEIIAIDRTGEVANCSVTEYRFDPTLGASGKLALVRYNDVRAVDTSSVAVTAEPDAAAVRR